Proteins from a single region of Candidatus Rubrimentiphilum sp.:
- a CDS encoding FadR/GntR family transcriptional regulator yields MKRLVRTGLEPIERRSVVDELVTSLGEYIVQHGLQPGEKLPPERELMESLRVGRSSLREAIKALCAVGAIEVVAGGGMYVGRGGSKAVSRPLSWAVFLNSSSIRQAIEARELIEVELAALAAERVTDEELEELRRCIVEMRSAASDTERYLAADITFHLAIASAARNDILYYALEMLQHVVRAWIRRILRDANGEPVSLDEHTAVYDALARHDPADARRFMKEHISAASRRLLAASGELTKEQLR; encoded by the coding sequence TTGAAGCGATTGGTCCGGACAGGCCTCGAGCCGATCGAACGGCGTTCCGTCGTAGACGAGCTCGTCACGAGCCTAGGCGAGTACATCGTGCAGCACGGCTTGCAGCCCGGCGAAAAGCTTCCGCCGGAGCGCGAGTTGATGGAATCGTTGCGCGTCGGGCGTTCATCACTGCGCGAAGCCATTAAGGCATTGTGCGCGGTCGGCGCGATCGAAGTGGTCGCCGGCGGAGGCATGTACGTCGGACGCGGCGGATCGAAAGCTGTTTCGCGGCCGCTCTCGTGGGCCGTCTTTCTGAACTCGTCAAGCATTCGGCAAGCGATTGAAGCGCGCGAATTGATCGAGGTCGAACTTGCTGCGCTGGCCGCGGAGCGCGTCACCGACGAGGAACTCGAAGAGTTGCGCCGCTGTATTGTGGAGATGCGCTCCGCTGCCAGCGATACCGAGCGATATCTCGCCGCCGACATCACCTTTCATTTGGCGATCGCTAGCGCTGCCCGCAACGACATCTTGTATTACGCGCTCGAGATGCTGCAGCACGTCGTGCGAGCCTGGATCAGGCGAATATTGCGCGACGCGAACGGCGAGCCCGTTTCGCTCGACGAGCACACGGCAGTCTACGACGCGCTTGCGCGGCACGATCCTGCCGACGCGCGCCGGTTTATGAAAGAACACATCAGCGCGGCTAGCCGGCGTTTGTTGGCGGCATCGGGCGAACTCACCAAAGAACAACTACGATGA
- a CDS encoding glycoside hydrolase family 88 protein has protein sequence MKRRLSAIAVAACVLLPSASTPAQTPEQLLPQSILSVMQLAAHWQMMHLPADRAPTDWTMGVYDAGLTALAGISSNPTYLQTMVQTGRQLNWQLGKRIYFADDYVIAQSYLDMYERYHETAMLQAARAAFDTIIANPAPNATDLRLDSPRGTDKWSWCDALFMGPATWVRLTAQTGDTRYIDWMDRQFWQTVAYLYDPKQHLFYRDNNYFAKREANGQPVFWGRGNGWVLAGIARTLETMPDNYPSRPKYVALFRELAARLASLQDTSGAWHASLLDPSAYPEPEMSATGLIDFGLAWGVNAHILDARVYGSHIVAGWNALTAHVGADGMLGFVQPHGRDPQHTTAAQSEVYGTGALLLAGAELYKYELLRQTLPVTVTVSNPLPLYRFSETIEVRECRDDPACRDEPVEWPSLHKPEDFMVLRGSYAQVVDSQLTSKDRGAGHNSLIFQTDIAPKGSQVFYVVHKPDGLATPAPIVKTFARYVPERQEDFAWENDRIAHRVYGPMLAQVEGTNNSGIDVWVKSVRHLVVDEFYAGAKYHVDHGEGGDFYDNGTSRGDGGSGIWSGDTLYVSNNYATWRLVSSGPIRAEFALTYSPWQAGTRTVSEVKYFTLDAGSNMTRIEETFLSPQTGPLTAGIAVVSSDWPGRHAHSRIPRNLQRVNVPPEDLRGRFVNGANWIADFQGMTAAPKGMPDNGMAGVAAILAPPAIARLGYAEGHEVLSTRAKPGVPLIYYIGAGWSTFDFPDAQSWSSYVSSYAARLAAPLRVTIARRGSSF, from the coding sequence ATGAAGCGTAGGCTTAGCGCGATCGCGGTGGCAGCGTGCGTGCTGTTGCCAAGCGCTTCCACACCCGCACAAACGCCGGAGCAACTTTTGCCACAGAGTATTTTGTCGGTCATGCAACTCGCAGCGCATTGGCAAATGATGCACTTGCCGGCGGATCGGGCGCCGACCGATTGGACGATGGGCGTGTACGATGCCGGCCTGACGGCGCTGGCCGGCATTTCATCAAACCCCACCTATCTGCAAACGATGGTCCAGACGGGGCGGCAATTGAATTGGCAGCTTGGCAAGCGAATATATTTCGCCGACGACTATGTGATCGCGCAAAGCTATCTCGACATGTACGAACGCTACCACGAAACCGCAATGCTGCAGGCCGCGCGCGCCGCGTTTGACACGATCATAGCAAACCCGGCTCCGAACGCAACAGATCTCCGCCTCGATTCACCGCGCGGCACCGACAAGTGGTCGTGGTGCGACGCGTTGTTTATGGGGCCGGCAACCTGGGTCCGCCTGACGGCCCAAACCGGCGACACTCGCTACATCGATTGGATGGATCGCCAATTCTGGCAGACCGTCGCCTATCTCTACGATCCAAAGCAGCATCTCTTTTATCGCGACAACAACTATTTCGCAAAACGCGAAGCTAACGGCCAACCGGTATTTTGGGGCCGAGGAAATGGCTGGGTGCTGGCGGGCATCGCGCGGACTCTGGAGACCATGCCGGACAACTATCCGTCGCGGCCAAAGTACGTCGCGCTTTTTCGCGAGCTGGCAGCGCGCCTTGCGAGTCTCCAAGATACCTCCGGCGCGTGGCATGCAAGTCTGCTTGATCCCTCGGCGTATCCCGAGCCTGAGATGAGCGCAACGGGCTTGATCGATTTCGGCCTCGCGTGGGGTGTGAACGCGCACATTTTAGACGCGCGCGTTTATGGGTCGCATATCGTCGCGGGTTGGAATGCTTTGACAGCGCACGTCGGCGCGGACGGCATGCTGGGTTTCGTGCAGCCGCACGGCCGCGATCCGCAGCACACCACCGCGGCGCAGAGCGAAGTCTACGGAACCGGCGCACTGCTGCTCGCCGGCGCCGAACTGTACAAATACGAACTCTTGAGACAGACGCTGCCCGTTACGGTGACGGTCTCGAATCCGCTGCCATTATACCGCTTCAGCGAAACGATCGAGGTGCGTGAATGCCGCGACGACCCCGCGTGCCGTGATGAACCGGTCGAATGGCCGAGCTTGCATAAGCCGGAAGACTTCATGGTATTGCGCGGAAGCTATGCGCAAGTCGTCGATTCCCAGTTAACGAGCAAAGATAGGGGCGCCGGTCACAATTCGTTGATCTTCCAAACCGACATCGCACCCAAGGGCTCGCAAGTGTTTTACGTTGTTCACAAACCCGACGGTCTCGCGACGCCGGCGCCTATCGTGAAAACGTTTGCGCGCTACGTTCCTGAGCGTCAGGAGGACTTTGCGTGGGAAAACGATCGCATCGCGCACCGGGTCTATGGCCCGATGCTCGCACAAGTTGAGGGAACGAACAACAGCGGTATTGATGTCTGGGTGAAATCCGTGCGGCATCTTGTTGTCGACGAGTTTTACGCGGGCGCTAAGTATCACGTCGATCACGGCGAGGGTGGCGATTTTTATGATAACGGGACAAGCCGGGGAGATGGCGGGTCGGGCATTTGGTCGGGTGACACGCTGTACGTGTCGAACAACTATGCGACTTGGCGCCTCGTCTCGAGCGGCCCGATCCGCGCGGAATTCGCTTTGACGTACTCGCCGTGGCAAGCGGGAACGCGAACCGTGTCCGAAGTGAAGTATTTTACTCTCGACGCAGGCTCGAACATGACGCGAATCGAGGAGACATTCTTGTCGCCGCAAACCGGACCGCTTACCGCCGGGATTGCGGTCGTGAGCTCCGATTGGCCCGGGCGTCACGCGCACTCTAGAATTCCACGGAACTTACAGCGGGTTAATGTGCCGCCCGAAGATCTGCGTGGACGGTTCGTGAACGGTGCGAACTGGATCGCGGATTTCCAGGGAATGACTGCGGCGCCGAAAGGAATGCCGGACAATGGGATGGCCGGCGTGGCGGCGATTCTTGCGCCACCGGCGATCGCGCGGCTCGGCTACGCCGAAGGGCACGAAGTGCTGTCAACGCGAGCGAAGCCCGGCGTGCCGCTCATTTACTATATTGGTGCCGGTTGGAGCACATTCGATTTTCCCGACGCGCAAAGCTGGAGCTCGTACGTTAGCAGCTATGCCGCACGGCTTGCCGCACCGCTGCGGGTTACAATAGCCAGACGCGGGAGTTCGTTCTAA
- a CDS encoding NAD(P)-dependent oxidoreductase has translation MKKIAVTGSAGVVGRALCDDLRRDHEVVAIDLRDADTILDVRELEALTKAFAGCDAVVHLAGYSDVLATWENVAAVNIAGTYNAFEAARKAGVKHVIFASSNHAVGMHEMAGGRELYEPGAGVVIRNDEPFRADSLYGVAKAFGEVLGKYYSEAFGLHVACVRIGSILEVDSPTDPSLGVPPFLPKLKPSDAHARYAATWMSKRDFARLVRAILDRDVPFGVVYGVGDNLTRFWDLEPGRALYGFWPLDGVR, from the coding sequence ATGAAAAAAATTGCAGTCACCGGTTCCGCGGGCGTGGTCGGCCGCGCACTTTGCGATGATCTTCGGCGCGATCACGAGGTGGTCGCCATCGATCTGCGTGACGCGGACACTATACTGGATGTGCGGGAGTTGGAAGCGCTGACGAAAGCCTTTGCGGGCTGCGACGCGGTGGTTCACCTGGCCGGCTATTCCGACGTGCTCGCCACGTGGGAAAATGTCGCCGCCGTGAATATCGCGGGGACGTATAATGCTTTCGAGGCGGCACGAAAGGCGGGCGTCAAACACGTGATCTTTGCCAGCTCCAATCACGCCGTCGGGATGCACGAAATGGCCGGCGGGCGAGAGTTGTACGAGCCGGGCGCCGGCGTAGTTATTCGCAACGACGAGCCCTTTCGCGCCGACAGTCTGTACGGCGTCGCTAAAGCGTTCGGAGAAGTACTCGGAAAATATTACAGCGAGGCGTTCGGCCTCCATGTTGCCTGCGTGCGCATCGGATCGATTCTCGAAGTGGACTCGCCCACGGATCCGTCGCTCGGCGTTCCGCCCTTCCTGCCGAAACTCAAACCCAGCGACGCGCACGCGCGCTATGCCGCCACGTGGATGTCGAAACGCGATTTTGCGCGGCTGGTACGCGCGATTCTCGACCGCGACGTTCCGTTCGGTGTCGTGTACGGCGTCGGCGACAATCTCACGCGCTTCTGGGATCTCGAACCAGGTCGCGCGCTGTATGGATTTTGGCCGCTCGACGGCGTTCGTTGA
- a CDS encoding enolase C-terminal domain-like protein: protein MTVTPIAFADPPLRSSYGLHAPYALRSIIELRSEDGIVGIAETHGGEQALAGFEGIRETVVGSDAYDLTGLSQRVGRKLAGLVPLSINGPVDRSQTYHVPGENRHDAELRIYAALEVAALDLIGKSIGRPMCDLLGGRVRDSIPFSAYLFYKHAGGGGEGSDARDDRFGECMAPGDIVEQARTLTKLHGFRTYKLKAGVLPPDIEIETILQLRDAFPRAPLRIDPNAAWSIPTALQVAGRLAGILEYLEDPVPGIPGMGSLQSEMRAANCSIPLASNVAITSFADIPAALQCDAAQIILGDHHYWGGPRAITQLGRICQTFGLGLSMHSNSHLGVSLLAMAHTAAATPQLTYACDTHYPWQSADDEIIVGGRVPIVDGAVRVPDAPGIGATLDYDQLARARERYEKTPYRRRNDADEMRKHVDPQWERIVPAW, encoded by the coding sequence ATGACGGTTACGCCGATCGCCTTTGCCGACCCGCCTCTGCGCAGCTCGTACGGGCTCCACGCCCCTTATGCGCTTCGTTCCATCATTGAACTCCGCAGCGAGGACGGCATCGTCGGCATCGCCGAGACCCACGGAGGCGAGCAAGCCCTCGCCGGTTTCGAGGGAATCCGGGAAACCGTTGTGGGGTCCGACGCCTACGACCTGACGGGGCTCTCCCAGCGGGTCGGCCGCAAGCTGGCCGGGCTGGTCCCGCTCTCGATAAACGGGCCGGTCGACCGCAGCCAAACCTACCATGTCCCGGGCGAAAACCGCCACGACGCGGAGTTGCGAATCTATGCGGCGCTCGAAGTTGCGGCGCTGGACTTAATCGGCAAATCTATCGGGCGGCCGATGTGCGATTTACTCGGCGGGCGCGTACGGGACTCGATTCCGTTCAGCGCCTATCTCTTTTATAAGCATGCCGGCGGCGGCGGCGAGGGCAGCGACGCGCGCGACGATCGGTTCGGCGAATGTATGGCGCCCGGCGACATCGTCGAGCAGGCTAGAACGCTAACCAAGCTCCACGGCTTTCGCACGTACAAACTCAAAGCCGGCGTCTTACCGCCCGACATCGAGATCGAAACCATTCTCCAATTGCGCGATGCGTTTCCGCGCGCGCCGCTGCGCATCGATCCCAACGCCGCGTGGTCCATTCCAACGGCGCTGCAGGTCGCCGGACGGCTGGCGGGCATTCTGGAGTATCTCGAAGATCCGGTTCCCGGAATACCGGGGATGGGTTCCCTGCAGTCGGAGATGCGCGCGGCTAACTGCTCGATTCCGCTGGCGAGCAATGTTGCGATCACAAGTTTTGCGGATATTCCCGCCGCACTGCAGTGCGACGCCGCGCAGATCATCTTGGGCGATCATCATTACTGGGGCGGCCCGCGAGCGATAACACAGCTCGGGCGCATTTGCCAAACGTTCGGGCTCGGATTGTCCATGCATTCGAACAGTCATTTGGGTGTCTCGCTGCTCGCCATGGCTCATACGGCAGCCGCGACGCCGCAGCTAACGTATGCCTGCGACACGCATTATCCGTGGCAAAGCGCAGACGATGAAATCATTGTTGGCGGCCGCGTCCCTATTGTGGACGGTGCCGTTCGCGTACCGGACGCGCCGGGAATCGGCGCTACGCTCGATTACGACCAGCTCGCGCGCGCACGCGAGCGCTATGAAAAGACCCCATACCGCAGGCGCAACGATGCGGATGAAATGCGCAAACACGTCGATCCACAATGGGAGAGAATCGTACCGGCGTGGTGA
- a CDS encoding FecR family protein — MRVFALAVLAVFVAAPLAVFADGDKQLQSVKGSVSYQHGKGTRPLARSATIVLVDKDFAITGDASLAAVVLPDSSRVTMGSLTRVQMAYFTQLEGTTAKFVLYGGKTRFKIEHPNGKPANYTFQTPTAQIAVRGTEGDIGVDGRDHLVVNVYGLTDPNLPVVVTTEDGKQYVLKAGQQLLANWVNGQIQTTVGTLTEQAVAQFEEIGAPVSDWATAVQNLPQETVDNAVSQVPIIGGLIPHISFGHRSHAVAQTTPNPSPSPCVTAPPGKTNYFGKLLGAAATPAPCVSPSPSPKPASAR; from the coding sequence ATGCGCGTTTTTGCATTGGCTGTCTTGGCCGTTTTCGTTGCGGCGCCGCTGGCCGTATTCGCGGACGGTGATAAGCAACTTCAAAGCGTAAAGGGTTCCGTCTCGTACCAGCACGGAAAAGGTACGCGCCCGCTCGCGCGGTCGGCGACGATCGTTTTGGTCGACAAGGACTTTGCCATCACCGGCGACGCATCGCTGGCCGCCGTGGTGTTGCCGGACAGCTCCCGAGTGACAATGGGGTCGCTCACGCGCGTGCAGATGGCATATTTCACGCAACTCGAGGGAACGACCGCAAAATTCGTCCTCTACGGCGGAAAAACGCGTTTCAAGATCGAGCATCCGAACGGAAAGCCCGCCAACTACACCTTTCAAACTCCGACGGCGCAGATTGCCGTGCGCGGAACCGAAGGCGACATCGGCGTGGACGGACGCGACCATCTCGTTGTGAACGTCTACGGCCTAACCGATCCCAATCTTCCGGTCGTCGTGACTACGGAAGACGGAAAGCAGTACGTGTTAAAAGCGGGTCAACAGTTGCTGGCCAACTGGGTGAACGGCCAGATTCAAACAACCGTCGGAACCTTGACGGAGCAGGCCGTCGCGCAGTTCGAGGAGATCGGCGCGCCGGTTTCGGATTGGGCCACTGCGGTGCAGAATTTGCCGCAAGAGACAGTGGATAACGCGGTTTCGCAGGTGCCGATCATCGGCGGTTTGATCCCGCATATCTCATTCGGCCACCGCTCTCATGCGGTAGCGCAAACAACGCCGAATCCATCGCCATCGCCGTGCGTGACCGCACCGCCGGGCAAGACGAACTATTTCGGCAAACTGCTCGGAGCAGCTGCGACGCCCGCGCCGTGTGTCTCGCCCTCGCCCTCACCGAAACCCGCATCCGCGCGATAG
- a CDS encoding alginate lyase family protein, with protein MKSPSAGLVAAVAALPATPQCAPVPPAVRNIIGVSYYIDSAHHSVVDPKKLAQNEANLNPIRNYLQSVTDASDAAARGDGNAAACGLRLLFAWAQGDAMNGTVNHQGEYEREWTLGGLALAYLKIRDTGAADPNAAVTTAWFARLARAVEPYYPPSGELNNHDYWAGVAVASAGIAANDGALYDWGIATYKTGVDQIQSDGTLPLEMKRGTRALHYHLFAIEPLVILAEIGRANGQDLYAMDGGAIARLAQRCVSGIADPSFFTRQSGVAQDIKPGGKLRVDEIAWMEPYQARFPTPQMLAILQPYRPVIYSRLGGNLTQLYSHAR; from the coding sequence TTGAAGAGCCCGTCAGCGGGATTAGTTGCGGCCGTAGCCGCCCTACCCGCCACGCCGCAATGCGCGCCGGTCCCGCCAGCGGTGCGCAACATCATCGGCGTTTCCTACTACATCGATAGCGCGCATCATTCGGTCGTCGACCCGAAAAAACTGGCGCAAAACGAAGCCAACCTCAATCCGATCCGAAATTATCTTCAGAGCGTTACCGATGCGAGCGATGCTGCCGCGCGCGGCGACGGCAACGCGGCGGCGTGCGGCCTTCGTTTGCTTTTCGCCTGGGCACAGGGCGACGCGATGAACGGTACAGTCAATCATCAGGGCGAGTACGAGCGCGAATGGACGCTCGGCGGTTTGGCACTGGCGTATCTGAAGATTCGCGATACCGGCGCGGCCGATCCTAATGCGGCAGTAACGACCGCATGGTTTGCACGCTTGGCGCGCGCGGTCGAGCCATACTATCCGCCGTCCGGTGAGTTGAACAATCACGACTACTGGGCCGGCGTCGCGGTCGCCAGCGCCGGAATCGCCGCCAACGACGGCGCGCTGTACGATTGGGGAATCGCCACGTATAAAACCGGCGTCGATCAGATTCAATCTGACGGCACGCTGCCGCTTGAGATGAAGCGCGGGACGCGCGCACTCCACTATCATCTCTTTGCCATCGAACCGCTGGTGATCTTGGCGGAGATCGGCCGCGCCAACGGCCAGGACCTCTACGCGATGGATGGCGGGGCGATTGCGCGCCTGGCGCAGCGGTGTGTTTCCGGCATCGCAGATCCGTCGTTCTTCACGCGACAAAGCGGCGTGGCGCAAGACATCAAACCGGGCGGGAAATTGCGGGTCGATGAGATTGCATGGATGGAGCCCTATCAGGCTCGCTTTCCGACGCCGCAAATGCTGGCAATTTTGCAACCGTACCGCCCGGTAATTTACTCTCGCCTCGGAGGGAATCTGACACAATTGTACTCACACGCCCGTTAG
- a CDS encoding DUF4760 domain-containing protein, producing the protein MSPEVWTAVGSLVSAVVIAATAIAALIQIRQLRTGNAINAMLTLRSNFSDAQFSDAMDVLRGSSLATAMQDPSFRAFVARRAPAPSDAATKLYRAYVHVANWYEVLGAMVLQNVLTMRAVGDTYANVVNYAWTLCEPAIIYMRAVRRDQTIFEAFECLTVLSRQWMRDHPSVYPPGVPRIAAANKYPIEEEAS; encoded by the coding sequence ATGTCGCCGGAAGTGTGGACAGCAGTCGGGTCGCTGGTCTCTGCGGTAGTGATCGCGGCAACAGCAATCGCGGCACTCATCCAAATCCGGCAACTGCGCACCGGCAACGCGATTAACGCGATGCTGACTTTGCGCTCCAATTTTAGCGACGCGCAATTCAGCGACGCGATGGACGTGCTGCGCGGCAGCTCGCTGGCAACGGCGATGCAAGACCCATCGTTCCGGGCGTTCGTCGCACGTCGGGCTCCGGCGCCATCGGACGCTGCGACGAAACTGTATAGAGCTTACGTGCACGTCGCCAACTGGTACGAGGTTTTAGGCGCCATGGTGCTTCAGAACGTCCTCACGATGCGCGCCGTCGGCGACACGTACGCGAACGTGGTCAATTATGCCTGGACGCTTTGCGAGCCGGCAATCATCTATATGCGCGCCGTGCGAAGGGACCAAACCATATTCGAGGCGTTCGAATGCCTCACGGTACTCAGCCGTCAGTGGATGCGCGATCACCCCAGCGTCTATCCGCCGGGCGTCCCAAGAATCGCCGCAGCTAACAAGTATCCGATCGAGGAAGAAGCCTCGTAG
- a CDS encoding aldehyde dehydrogenase family protein has protein sequence MSVATAVHGNYIGGEWRDGAETYRSVNPSNTSDVVGEYTRGDRDDAKKAIEAARAASPAWSRSNLQQRFDLLDRIGSEILSRAQELGTLLSREEGKTLPEGVGEATRAGHIFKFFAGEVLRLSGELVPSMRPGIGVEITREPAGVAALITPWNFPLAIPAWKIAPALAYGNCVVFKPAELVPACAWALSEIIVRNLAEIYGASAAGAFNLVMGSGSRVGDALVTSAGVDALSFTGSVAVGKSLAVKAADRFLRIQLEMGGKNPLIVLDDADLDVAVNCAVQGAYYSTGQRCTASSRLIVTQEIHDRFVAAMIEKMKTLVVDDALKPGTHIGPVVDERQLAQDVSYLEIAESEGARRAHGGERVACGTEGYYLSPVLWTETTPEMRINREEIFGPAAAVIRVKDYDDAIAIANDTEFGLCAGICTTSLRNAARFKRDSETGMVMVNLPTAGVDYHVPFGGRKGSSYGPREQGSYAREFYSIVKTAYILP, from the coding sequence ATGAGCGTCGCGACGGCCGTGCATGGAAATTATATCGGGGGCGAATGGCGCGACGGCGCTGAGACGTATCGCAGCGTCAATCCGTCCAATACTTCCGACGTCGTCGGCGAATATACACGCGGCGATCGCGACGACGCGAAGAAAGCGATAGAGGCGGCGCGAGCCGCATCTCCGGCGTGGTCGCGCTCCAATCTTCAGCAGCGTTTCGATCTGCTCGATCGCATCGGCAGCGAGATTCTCTCGCGTGCGCAAGAGCTCGGAACGCTTCTGTCGCGCGAGGAGGGGAAGACACTTCCCGAGGGCGTCGGCGAAGCGACGCGGGCCGGCCATATCTTCAAGTTCTTTGCGGGCGAAGTCTTGCGACTGAGCGGCGAGCTCGTGCCGTCGATGCGTCCGGGAATCGGCGTCGAGATAACCCGCGAGCCGGCCGGCGTCGCGGCACTGATCACACCGTGGAACTTTCCGCTGGCGATTCCCGCTTGGAAAATCGCACCGGCGCTAGCGTATGGCAATTGCGTTGTTTTTAAACCCGCCGAGCTCGTGCCGGCCTGCGCCTGGGCGCTCAGCGAAATCATCGTTCGCAATTTGGCGGAGATCTACGGCGCCTCGGCCGCGGGAGCGTTTAACCTCGTGATGGGCAGCGGCTCGAGGGTTGGCGACGCGTTGGTAACCTCGGCGGGTGTGGACGCGCTGAGTTTTACCGGGTCGGTTGCCGTGGGCAAGTCGTTGGCGGTCAAGGCCGCAGATCGTTTCTTGCGCATTCAGCTGGAGATGGGCGGTAAGAATCCGCTCATCGTTCTCGACGATGCGGATCTCGACGTTGCCGTGAATTGCGCTGTTCAAGGTGCGTATTATTCTACGGGCCAGCGCTGCACGGCGAGCAGCCGTCTGATCGTGACGCAAGAGATCCACGACCGGTTTGTGGCGGCGATGATTGAGAAGATGAAGACGCTCGTGGTCGACGACGCGCTCAAGCCCGGAACGCATATTGGCCCCGTGGTAGACGAGCGTCAACTTGCGCAGGACGTGTCGTATCTCGAAATCGCGGAAAGCGAAGGCGCCCGCCGCGCTCATGGCGGCGAGCGTGTCGCCTGCGGCACCGAGGGCTACTATCTTTCGCCGGTTCTTTGGACGGAAACTACTCCGGAGATGCGCATCAACCGCGAGGAGATATTCGGTCCGGCGGCTGCGGTGATTCGCGTGAAGGATTACGACGACGCGATCGCCATCGCCAACGACACAGAGTTCGGACTATGCGCCGGAATCTGTACGACGTCGCTGCGGAATGCCGCGCGCTTCAAGCGTGATTCGGAAACCGGCATGGTCATGGTAAATCTACCGACGGCCGGCGTTGACTATCACGTTCCTTTTGGCGGGCGCAAGGGTTCGAGCTATGGGCCGCGCGAGCAGGGCAGCTACGCACGCGAATTTTACTCGATTGTCAAAACGGCTTACATTCTTCCGTGA